A stretch of DNA from Candidatus Hinthialibacter antarcticus:
GCCTGCGGGCGAAGGCTACGGCGGCTATTGCGTGCCCAAAGACGGCCTATTTTTAGCGTTCGTGTTGTCGCTGCAAAACGAGATGAAGCTGCGCCAGATCGGCGTACCGGAACGCCTGCACGACGGCGTGATGAAAATGGCGAAATTCGTGTTGCTGCATCAACGCGACTTTGGTTCGTACTTCGACTGGCAGCGCTGGGCGGCGGACAAGCTGCTCAAGTACAGCGAGATGAAAAAATACTTCGACCTGCGCGACGACCTGATGGTGTTCCATATCAACAAGATTGCGCGCGCCGTCGAGAACCTGGGCCAGCCGTGGCACGAAACCACCGAAGGCTCGAAACTGATGGCGAACCTGGCGGCGCAATGGGGCGTCGAGCGCATGATTATCCGCGCGGAACAGGTCAACCGCTTTATGGTGTTCTACAAAGCCTGGATGATCTACGACGCGCTGCGCGAAGCGCGCCAGCAACATCCGCTCTGTCATAGCGAAGGCGAATCGGTCATCGCGCTCTCGGCGGAATACAAGCCCGTGCAAGACGTGCGCTTCTCGACGGGGATGCGTTTGTTTGAACTCTTCGCCCAAACCGGCGACCACCTCGCCCATTCGCTCGATGAAGAAGGCCAGAACCTGGCGTATCTGATGACCAACGGCTTTGATCCTAAAACGCAAGATTCTGTCGGACAGCGCATGTTGCGGCAACTCATGTCAGCGTTTCGCCTCAACCTGAAAGACAAGGAAACGGTTGAGCGACTGCAAGAGGCGTTCCCGCCGCATGACCCGCCGGGCGAACTGGTGATGATTTCGTCAACCATGTCGTCAACGCAAGATTTGTTGTTCTACACCAGCGACGCCAAATTGGATGAAATCGCCGACCAGGTGCAGGTCATCCTCAATGACTACGGCCTCACCGAAGACCAGATTCGCGCCAATGCGACCGTCTTCGGCGGGCGCCTGCGCCAGTGGGCGGGCATCAACCAACTGCCAGCGTCCGAACAGGACGATCTCATCTCACGCGTCGGCGGACGCATCCACGCGCTGGTCTTACGCATGCGCGGGCCGGGGCGTTCGTATGAAACCGACATCCAGGGCGTCGACGTCATCAACACAGGCATTCCCTTCCCCGAGCTGGTCGACCAGTTCGACGACATGCCGCGCCTGATCGCCATGATGCGCAACGGCAACCCGCACAGTGCGCTCGCCATCGCCGACGGCGCCGCCGGACGCGCCCGCCGGATGTTGACCTACTTCGACGTGATGCAATTCTTCGCCGCCTGCGAAGCCATCGAACGCGGGGGCGTCTATCGCGGCATCGGCCTGGGCAAGCGCAACATTGATCGCCTGCGCGAAGACATGCGCCGCCAACGCGCCCGCGCCGCCTCGCTGTTTGACGCAGTCGCCGCCGTCGCGCAATGTGAAGGCGATGCGCAAACCAAGGCCGCGCAAAACGCGTTGACGTTGTATCACGCTCTGCAAGAAGAAATCACCGTAGAAGAAGAAGCGGGCAAGGCGTTGCGCGAAGAAGAAAAGCTCAAACGCCACAAAAAATGGAAACTGCGCGATTCGCACATCAGCCAGGCGCTGATCAAAATCAGTGCAGGCCTGCCGCTGCAACAACTCGATTGGGGAACCTGGACCGCCGGCGTGGGCGGCGTGTTCGTGGTGATTGGCGAGCAGGAAGACGATATCGAAGAACGCCGCGCCGCCTGGAACATGGGTGTCTCGTTCATCGCCAAACTTTGCCCCGCGCAAAGCGCCGTCGATGTGCAGCCATTCGAGGGCGATGCGCTCGAAGCCGTTTGCGCGGCGATGGTGCGCCCCGCCTATCAACCGGAAACGCAACGCTTCACGCAGCAGATGTTGGTCGAGTCATCCAGCAAGGCGGTCGAAATCGCCGCCCGTGAAGCGCTCGAACGCCGCAAAGCGCTCAAGGTACGCGCCGAACGCGCCCGCGCCTTCAACCAGCGCGAGGACGGTTTCCGTGAGGCGTTCCAAAACGAAGCGGTCGCGCCGTTCGATGAGATATGGGCCAGTGCGCAAGATTGTTTGAACGCCATTCAACGCGACATCAAGTCGCTGCAAGGCATGAAAGCCGATTCGCCCAAACGCCAGAGCCTTCAGAACAACGTCAACAAAACATTTGGCCGCGTCATCGGGCTGACCCGCGCCTCCTTCACCCGTTTGGTGAAAGACCACATGCCCGAAGACAGCGCAGAGCGCCGATCCAGCAAGCAGAAGGTCCTCGACGATCTGGCGCTGGTCTACACCGGACGCGAAATCATCTTCGAGCATCTCAAACAACTGGCGGGCGGATATGAAGACGTGGGAGGAATCGCCCGTTTGGCTGAAGCCGCTAAAGGCGACCGCAAAAAACTCGACGCCACCGCCAAAGCCATTGAGTTGTTCTACGTCACGTTCGCATTGGCGCAAACGCTGGAATTCTCGGTTGCGCTGACCGAAGACCTCGATGAAGCCATGGCCTGGAAGAACATCACCGACTTCTTCGCCGAGTCGATCAACGACCACTGGTATGAATATTGGCCGTGGGCCTATTCGCGCGGCGTCGGCTTTGAGCCGGTTCCGCGTGATGAGCGCATCGCCCTGGCGGTCGAACGCCACGCCTGGTTGTATGACTACATGCGCGGCGTCTTGCTTTACGCGACCGAATTGCGCGATCTCAGCGTTGCCGATCAAGACCAACTGCTAGGCAATTTCTGCGGCAAGAAACAAGTGGTCGCCATCGGCGCCAACGCCCAGACGGCGGACGAACGGCAATGGCGGGCCTACAATCAATTGCGTGAAATCGCCTTTATGAAGACGGACGGTTTCTTGTTGCCTCCAGTGATCGACTTAGACCCGGATCTCATCGAAGCCGACAGTCGCGTCAATCTCGCGTTCTTGTATCCCGTTGGGCGCACCCACGTTTCGCGCGCTTTGCGTGAAGGCCCGACGATTAACCAGGAGTTACAATCCAAAAAGAAAACCGGCGTCAACATCATCATTACCCGCTATAACGATTTCGCCGAAGTCGAAGGCGCCAAACGCAAAGTCATTTTATTGACCGACGGTCATCTCTATATCAGCGAAAAAGAATATAAACAGGCGCTGCGCCAACAGGGCATGAACGCCAAGCAGATCAGCGAACGCATCGCCCAAGACAAAGCCAGCGGGCGGCTCACGCCCAAGGGCATTCGCGTCGCGGCTCGTTTTGCGCAAAACGGAAAGCCCTCGCCCATCGCGGTCAGCGGCTTGATGCCGTTCCACGGCCTGCCGCTCTACGACAGCGGCCAAACCGAAGCCGAGGGCCTGCCCGCCACCACCCAGTCGCGCATTCTCAGCGACATCACTTATGACAAGTCGATCTACCCGGGCATCTTCACGCCGAAAACAGGCGTCCATCTGCCGCCGGAAATTGACTGGATGCAAGACTGGACGCAAGGCGCATCGTCAAAAGACGCGCTGCGGGAAATCTGCGAAGGCCGACCCGCAAACGGCTTTAGCGGGCTGCGCGCATTCGCCAAAGAACACCCCATCGTGCTCATCAAAGGCGCGGCGGAATCGGGCGCCCGCAACCTCAAGGTGTTCGAAATCCAAGACGACTATACCCGCATCCAAGAAGACGCCCTGCTCGACGCCGCGAAGTTTGTCTTGCAGGTTTCAAAGTCGCAAAACGTGGTCATCCAAACTGCGATTATGACCTCGCCCGAACTATGGGCGTCGCCTGAACTGATCGACCGTTTCGTTGACCGCCAGGTGCTCGAATGGAACACCCCGGTCAAGCGCGAACATTACCCGCGCCCGCAGATTTATGGTTCGCTGCGCATCGTGGCGTCGTCGTCGAATCCAAAACGCAAATATGACACGGCGTTTCCAATTTCGCTCATCAGTCTGCAAGTCGCCACCAACGTCGGGCGCGGCGGCACCCTGGAGACGCTGCGGCCTGAATTTATCCAAGAGCGTTACCGCAAGCAAATTCTCGACGGCTTGCACAAAGAAGGCCCCAAGGCGCTCAATGCCGTCAATGAATACATCAAGCAACACGGCGCCGAGTGGGAACAGCGCACCGGACTCAAGATCGGCGAAGATTTGCGCGGTGTTTCTTATGGCTGGGCGAATTACCTGATGTGCGACTATCTGGTGCTGCCCGTCTTCAAACGCAATGGGCGCCTAGTCGATTTGGAACCCGAATGGGACGCGCAAGGCCGCCGCATCGGCACCAAAGCCGTGCTGCAAGATGAACGCGGACGCTTCGAGGGCGAGATCGCTGAATGGCAATTCATTCACCTCGAACCCAACGTCGGCATCGGCCTGTGGGACCGTTACAACCTGCGCGAAGAAGTGCAGGAGAACGAAGCCGTCTTACGCGGCGAGCGCAAATTTGACTGGAACAACATCGGTCAGAGCGACCGGGTGGTGTTGACGAACTTTGCGCTGTCCAGCGCCGAATATCTGAAGGCCAACTTTGGCCGCAGCGGCGTCCAACGCGCAAATATCACCAAAGCGTTTGAAAGCGGAAAGTAAGCAAGCCGGTATAAGGCTTGGGTGAGTCTCTCTTCGCTTCGGTGCGGGCTTTCAAGCCCTTATGCACAGGCGCTCACAGAGACTCGCCCAAGCCTTTTTCATTTCGCATTATGCACCTTCTTCTCAATGTGAAGTGTCGGGTGGCAAGGGCAAGGCGTCGCAAAGCGACGGCAGCCCTTGAGATATTGCTTGAATGTATCGCTTTGTTTGTGCTGTTTTGAGATCCCCCCTGGCGCTTTCAGCGCCGTCCCCCCTTAATAAGGGAGGCTAGGGGGGATCAGATTTTATTAAACGCATTGAGAATAAACGATAGTGATTTATGATTACTCATTGGAGCGGTCGGGCCGCTCCCGTTTTTGCGAAATCTAAAGGAGAATATCGGGATGACGTACCCTTATATGCGCGGGGCTTACCCCGCTTTGGTCACGCCGTTTACTGAAAATGGAAGCGCGGTTGCATTAGACAAATTGGGAGCGATGGTCGAACGCCATGTTCAAAAAGGCGTGAGCGGGCTGTTTATCTGCGGCACCACCGGACAAGGCCCCAACCTGACCGCCGATGAAAAAATCGCTGTGGTCCGCGAAGTGGTCAGCGCCGCCGCCGGACGCTTCGAAGTCTGGGCGCAAGTGACCTGCGACGATTGGCCCGGCACCCTCAAGACCATCGACGCCGCGCTGAAAACCGACGTAACCGGGCTGAGTTTTTTACAGCCCTGGTACTACGGCGTCGATGTTGAAGCGCAGTATCAATTTCACGCGCGCGCCGCAGAACGCGTCGAAGGCAAGCCCGTCTATTTATATAACATCCCCCAATGCGCGGGCAACAACATCGAAGTTGACACCGTCAAACGGCTGCTGGATTCGTTCGAGGTGATTCGCGGCATCAAAGAAAGCGCCAGCCCCGCCGCCGTGCGGCGTTGGCTCGACCTGCAATGCGAGCGCTTTCACGCCACTTGCGGGGTGGATACCGTCGTGGCTGAAATGCTGCGGCTCGGCATTGAAGCCAACGTCACCTCGTTCGGCAACGCCGTCCCAGATTATTTTGTAAACATTCACAACGCCGCCCGCAAAGCCGACTGGACCCTCGCAACCGAATGGCAGCAAAAGTTAAACCGTCTGGTTGACGCTTGGGACAGCAGCGTCCTGATCCCCAAATTACTCGAAGCCTACTGCATCTTCGGCGTTGAAACCGGCTGCGTACGCCCGCCGCTGCGCGAACTGAGCGACGCTGAACGCGCCAACGTGAAAGAGTGGATCGAAAAAGAGGGCTTACAGTAAGGTCACATGAGACAGGTTAACTGATATCTCGCAAGACCACGCGGCAGGGGCTGCCGTCGGCGTCTTTGAATTTCAGCGGCAGCGCGATGAGTTCATAGCGCCCCGGCGGCACGTTGCGCAGGTCGAGTCCCTCAACGATTATCATGCCCTTGCCGCAGAGTTCGTGATGCACCGGATGGCCGGGGTTCTTAAAGGCTTCGATAGAAAAATAATCAATGCCCACCAGTTTCACGCCCGCCGCCGTCAACGCCCGGGCGGCATCCAACCCCAGCGCGGTAAAATCTTCGTGGAATTTTGTATCATCAATATAGGCGCTGTTGCGCGTTTTAAAAATGATCCGTTCGACGCCGTCGAGCGGCGGTAGGTGCGCGGGCAGAATTAGCGGCGCATCGCCTTCAACTTCATGCACCAGCGCCGGGCCGATGAGCGTGTTCAAGTCGAGTTGGTCAAGACGCAGACCGTCCGGCTCAAAATGGTAGGGCGCGTCTAAATGGGTGGCGAAGTGGGTGCTCATCGACACTTTGGAGACGTTGCAGCCGCCGCCGTTACTCATCTCGCTGGTCGCGATGCGCACGTACGGCGTGTCGCCCGGCCAGCAGGGCTGGTTTTCGTGAAGGTCTAAGGTCAAATCATACAATGCCATGTTCATGCTCCATTCATAAAAAAGGCGTTCCCAAATGAGAACGCCTTTTCGCAAGTCATTTTGCCTGCATCAGCCTTCGTCGCTTGTTTCTTCTTGCGTTGAAGAGCGAAGGTCGGCGATGGTTTTGTCGCCGTTCAAATATTCATACGCGGCCTTCAACTGGGGGTCGCGTTCAAACTGGCGCTCGAGCCGTGAAACGTGGTCGTAATCTTTTTCGGTGATTTCTTTGGCTTTTTCAAAGGTGATGCGGTCCACGTGAATGTCCGGCTCAATGCCAAGATTGTGGATGCACTTGCCGGAGGGCGTGTAATATTTCGCCACTGTCAAACGCAAGCCTGCATCGCCGTCGAGCGGGAACACTTCCTGCACGGAGCCTTTACCGAAACTTTTTTTGCCCACCACGACCGCGCGATGGTTGTCTTTGAGCGCTCCGGTCACGACCTCAGACGCGCTGGCCGACGCCTCGTTCACCAAGATCACCATGGGGATATCGCTAAACCCGTCCAGGCTGGTGATTGAATCGCGAAATTCTTTATAGGGCGATTCGCGCCCGTAGGTATACGTAATCAACTCGCCTTTGGGCAGAAAAATATCAGCAATTTTAACCGCCTGGTCAAGATAGCCGCCGGGATTATACCGCATATCAAAAACGAGTTTTTCCATGCCCAGCGTTTTTAAGTAGAGCAGCGCGTCGCGTACGTCTTTGCTGGAATATTGATAAAAACTCGATAAGCGGATATACCCGATGCCGCTCTGCTCGCCTTCGTCATCAAGCATCTCGCGCATGATGTGAACTTCGCTATTGATAGGCGCGCGTTTGAGGGTGAACTCTAACAGTTCCGGCGCATCCTTGCGCTTCACCGTCAAATTCACTGGCGTGTCTTTTTCGCCTTTAATCAGATCAATGGCTTCTTGTAATTTGTCAGCATAGGCGCCTTCGAGTTCTGAAAGCGGCTTGCCGTTAACGCCAGTGATAATATCGGAGGGCTGGATGCCGTTTTCGTAGGCGGGCGAACCCTGCAACGGGGTAATCACCAGCACGCCGAGGTCGGATTGGGTGTCCCAATCTACGTGGATGCCAACGCCGTAAAATTGATGAGACTCATCGGGCTTTCCCGACAAGACGCGCTGAAGTTCCTGGTGTTCGACGGGCGGCAGATACTGGCTATAGGGGTCTTCGAGGGCGATCACTAACCCATTGATGGAGCGGTTCCACAAGTCGCGAACGGTCGGCGTGGCCCCTTCAGGCAGTTGGCGCGAAACCAGTTCCAATGCGGTTTGGATGCGCTGGCTATAGATGGCTTGTAATTCTTTCGAGGGCGCATCGACCGGCACAACCGCCACCAAGCGTTCATTGGTTACTGGCAGAATGGTTTCGAGGCTCTTCCACGAATGTTCGAACAAATCGGCAAAATCGACTTTGTCTTCATAGCGCTCGCTGATTTGTTTGGTGACTTGATAAAAATTTCTGTGCCCTAAGTCATAATCCTGTTTATTGTCCGCCGCAGCGGTCAGGCACATAGAAAAGATTAGTATTGCAATCCATTGATTCAAACGCATCATCCATATCCTTCGAATGAGATTTTTCTAAGTAATTGTAGTGAATCCAAGACGATATATAAAGTTATTTCGCTGGGATTTTAGAAATATATCCAATGGCTCACCGTTGAGTGAAGTTGGACCGGGCTTTCGTAGACGCCATCTCAAAAATCCTTCATCGTTCGCTGCGTACGGGCTTTCAGGCCCTGATGCACAGGCGCTCCCGGAGTTGCACCCATGCCAAAATTGGTCTGTCAATTGTTAAAAGGTTGCAAGATTTTTCGTCATCATTGTTATTGAGACCGCTTCTAGTATACCTGAAGTATCGGCGCCAGCAGCTGATTGACTAATACGAAGCGAAACGGCTCCAATTGGGCCGCGTCGACGCCCGCATCAACCGCACGGCGCCAGCCGATTATAGACTCAAACGGATGGCCGCCCAGAGAAGAAACGATCATCGAATAATACCACACGGCTGAATCACCCGCAACCCGCTCTTTTTGTTGAAGTTCGAGCAAGAAGTCCCGCGCTGGCTCATACTCGCCCCGGCTGAGGCGCTGTAACAAAATATCCGACAGTAATTTTTGAAAGAGCGCCCGGTTTTCATCGCTCCATTGGACGCTTGCCGCGACAACATACACATCTTCCGCCAGATCGAGGCGCTGGCTGCGAATGTAAAATTCGACGGTTTGCCGGGCGACTTCAAAGTTGTGCGGGTCATTATGGGCGCTCATGCTAAATAGAAAGGCCGCCGAAAGCCAGTCGCCTCTCGCTTCTGCGCTGAACGCCGCTGGAAGCAATGAGCGCTCGACGAACCCGGGGAATTTCAAGGTCAGTTCGCTGACAAAATACAGCCCCTCTTCAGTGCGCCCGGTCTTGCCCAAGGCGAGTGCCAGCCAACTCAGCACGTCTTCATCGGTGGGCATAATTTTTGACGACGCGGTGAAGGCCTGGATCGCTTTTTCTGCGTCTTCGGGCGATTGCGAATGTTCCCACGCCCATAAATAGGCTTGTCCTAAATAGGTATAGACGCCGTAATAGGTGTAACTTTTGAGCGTCTCTTCAAACAGTTCAATACTACGCCGGACTTGTTCAACGTCACTCGCTAATTTGCCGCGTTCGTAGGTATCAATCGCCAAAATATATCGGTTGGAACCCAGTTCGGGCGCAATTTCAATCGAACGCTGTAAACTGAGATAGCCCCATTCAAGCCATTGGTTTGCCCCGTCCCTATCGCCTTCGGCGGTCAGATTGGCGGCGGCGACCCCATAGCGTCCATGCAATTTGGCAAGGTAATCGGCCAGCATGTATTGATAGACTGGCATCGCGGTAATGAAGAACGCAACCACGCCAACCGCCCCCATCGCCCATTTTTGAGGCGCAGCGAGTTTGGTCAGCCAGTCCGGCGACCACTCACGGAATTTGGGCGAAGCCAGGTGGGCGACCAGCGCCCAGTTGGCGATGAACAAACAACTCGCCGGGGCTTCATGAAAGGGGAACCCAAACAACGCGCGGGTCATGGTCGCCAGGGTTGCCGTCGCGGCGAAAATCCCCAGCAATGACCGCTTGTCATAGAGCAACTGACCAATACATCGCAAATGAACGGTAAACAGCCAAATCATCAGCAATAAGCCGGGCAGCCCCAATTCGGCCCAGGCCTGAAAATAGTCGTTGTGCGCCCGTTGGGTGATAGACCCCACAGGAGGAAGCCCGATCGAGGTTCGGGGGTGCGCCTCAAACCACTCGCTTTGATACTCAGGATACTGTTGCATCCATGACGCGAAACCGACGCCGGTCAGCGGCTTGTCTTTCACCATTTGCAGCGACATCCACCAGACGCGCGGGTAGGTTCCGGTCATGAGGTCCTGGTAGGAGGTGGTGAAGCGCCCGAAGACATTCTGATTGACGAACTCTGAACGCGGCATCATCCATACGGCGAATAAGACAACGATAAACAGCGCCCCAAGACTAAGCCCGCGCAGCGCCCATTGGCGTATCGCCTGTTTGGCTTCTTCGTGCGAGTCGCCAAACGCCCAACGCAACCCGGCGCGCTGGAACGCATAGACCAAAAACAGCGTTGTGGTGATTAACATCAGGGCGACGCCGCGGCTTCCGCCGAGAATGATTAATGCCAATCCCAACAAAACATACGCCGCCGTGAAGACGCGCAGCCCGACGCTTCGCGCGCGAAGGCCGATGGCGCCAGCGAGGATGCAGGCAATGGCGATGTAGCCCGTGCTGGGGTTGTTATGCCCGAGAAATGAGCAAAGAAACTGGCGCTCGTAGGAACCTTTCGACAAGGTCATCGCTTCAAAGCCGGGAAATGCAAACCCCGGCGTATCGGTCGACATCTGGCGCAAGCAGCCCAACATCACGCACATGCCCGTGAAGAAGACCGTCCAGACAAACAGGCTGCGGAATTTTTTATAGCGAAAACACACCGTCCAAAGCGGAAACGCCGACAGCAACGCGAAAAAGATATACCCGTGATAAAGCGCCGACTCGTCCGGGGCGGAAAAGGTTCGCAACGCCGCCCACGCAGCGAACAACAAAACGGGCGCGTCGTATGGCGTCTTCGCCAGGGTAAACCGCCCGACCGCCAAACAATGGCCCAAATAGGCCAGCCACGCCGACAACGCGAGAACTTGCCCCAGCAAAAATTTGTTGATTAAGACATCGGTGAAATGCCCGTTGTAATACAACGCGGTAGAGACCAACTGAAAACACAGCAGGCATAGGGTTAGATGTAAAAACACGGTAGGCCGA
This window harbors:
- a CDS encoding dihydrodipicolinate synthase family protein; translated protein: MTYPYMRGAYPALVTPFTENGSAVALDKLGAMVERHVQKGVSGLFICGTTGQGPNLTADEKIAVVREVVSAAAGRFEVWAQVTCDDWPGTLKTIDAALKTDVTGLSFLQPWYYGVDVEAQYQFHARAAERVEGKPVYLYNIPQCAGNNIEVDTVKRLLDSFEVIRGIKESASPAAVRRWLDLQCERFHATCGVDTVVAEMLRLGIEANVTSFGNAVPDYFVNIHNAARKADWTLATEWQQKLNRLVDAWDSSVLIPKLLEAYCIFGVETGCVRPPLRELSDAERANVKEWIEKEGLQ
- a CDS encoding cyclase family protein, whose translation is MALYDLTLDLHENQPCWPGDTPYVRIATSEMSNGGGCNVSKVSMSTHFATHLDAPYHFEPDGLRLDQLDLNTLIGPALVHEVEGDAPLILPAHLPPLDGVERIIFKTRNSAYIDDTKFHEDFTALGLDAARALTAAGVKLVGIDYFSIEAFKNPGHPVHHELCGKGMIIVEGLDLRNVPPGRYELIALPLKFKDADGSPCRVVLRDIS
- a CDS encoding S41 family peptidase gives rise to the protein MMRLNQWIAILIFSMCLTAAADNKQDYDLGHRNFYQVTKQISERYEDKVDFADLFEHSWKSLETILPVTNERLVAVVPVDAPSKELQAIYSQRIQTALELVSRQLPEGATPTVRDLWNRSINGLVIALEDPYSQYLPPVEHQELQRVLSGKPDESHQFYGVGIHVDWDTQSDLGVLVITPLQGSPAYENGIQPSDIITGVNGKPLSELEGAYADKLQEAIDLIKGEKDTPVNLTVKRKDAPELLEFTLKRAPINSEVHIMREMLDDEGEQSGIGYIRLSSFYQYSSKDVRDALLYLKTLGMEKLVFDMRYNPGGYLDQAVKIADIFLPKGELITYTYGRESPYKEFRDSITSLDGFSDIPMVILVNEASASASEVVTGALKDNHRAVVVGKKSFGKGSVQEVFPLDGDAGLRLTVAKYYTPSGKCIHNLGIEPDIHVDRITFEKAKEITEKDYDHVSRLERQFERDPQLKAAYEYLNGDKTIADLRSSTQEETSDEG
- a CDS encoding O-antigen ligase family protein, producing MVKRPKADLATRPTVFLHLTLCLLCFQLVSTALYYNGHFTDVLINKFLLGQVLALSAWLAYLGHCLAVGRFTLAKTPYDAPVLLFAAWAALRTFSAPDESALYHGYIFFALLSAFPLWTVCFRYKKFRSLFVWTVFFTGMCVMLGCLRQMSTDTPGFAFPGFEAMTLSKGSYERQFLCSFLGHNNPSTGYIAIACILAGAIGLRARSVGLRVFTAAYVLLGLALIILGGSRGVALMLITTTLFLVYAFQRAGLRWAFGDSHEEAKQAIRQWALRGLSLGALFIVVLFAVWMMPRSEFVNQNVFGRFTTSYQDLMTGTYPRVWWMSLQMVKDKPLTGVGFASWMQQYPEYQSEWFEAHPRTSIGLPPVGSITQRAHNDYFQAWAELGLPGLLLMIWLFTVHLRCIGQLLYDKRSLLGIFAATATLATMTRALFGFPFHEAPASCLFIANWALVAHLASPKFREWSPDWLTKLAAPQKWAMGAVGVVAFFITAMPVYQYMLADYLAKLHGRYGVAAANLTAEGDRDGANQWLEWGYLSLQRSIEIAPELGSNRYILAIDTYERGKLASDVEQVRRSIELFEETLKSYTYYGVYTYLGQAYLWAWEHSQSPEDAEKAIQAFTASSKIMPTDEDVLSWLALALGKTGRTEEGLYFVSELTLKFPGFVERSLLPAAFSAEARGDWLSAAFLFSMSAHNDPHNFEVARQTVEFYIRSQRLDLAEDVYVVAASVQWSDENRALFQKLLSDILLQRLSRGEYEPARDFLLELQQKERVAGDSAVWYYSMIVSSLGGHPFESIIGWRRAVDAGVDAAQLEPFRFVLVNQLLAPILQVY